The Megalops cyprinoides isolate fMegCyp1 chromosome 15, fMegCyp1.pri, whole genome shotgun sequence region tgaaatgctCATGCAAAAATAGCTGCATACACAGTAGTTACAGATAATAGCCGGCTAAGTTCTATATAAAGGTTGCTATGTAATGCGATGGTAATGTCGAAGCCTCTGCAAGGGAACACTTTGCATGTTGTGTATCGCGTATGTAACCATATGATCAGCAAACTAGTAACGTTAGGTAGTATGTGTTCCATATAGTAAGTAGccagctaacttagctagctggTAATGAAAAAGGTGCCTCTTGTCTGACAGCTAGATAATGTAATGACTGGCCTGCTTGCTTCGTTTAAGATTAGCTATATGTCAGAACAAGCAAGTTTGTGGGGAAATACCAACAGTAATGAATAATGCTGTCGTTTAAATGTGTCAGAGCTAGACACCTGTCTGTCCAGGTATGATGATCATTCCTACGGCGCTACGCTGTTTGGCAAGGAGTACACAGTGGGCAGTCGCTAGACTGCATACCAAAAGTAGTCATTGGCCATGTGTTCCTGTCCAGGTATTAGCACGTCTTCATTCTGGGGTAAGAAAGATCTGTCTTGCTAGCTAAGCCGATTGTTTCTAGACACTACACCAATCCATTATTAATGTGTCAGTTTCAGGAGGATATGTCGCCTACAAAACTAGTCTTGTTGAAACCAGAGATAAGTGGAGGTGACGGATACAGTTGCCACCTAATGAGAATCAGATCCGGGAGAGTCTGATTCCACGCGATAAGATCCTTCGCAGAAGGCGGGCTGGTCTGTTCATGGCTGAATTGTTCAATTGACATAACACAAAGGCTATAGCCTCATACAGAAATCTGCTGTAGAGTGCACATTGCCATAGCTATGCTTGCACGACACAGCAAACCGCATATTATAGCATCGCTATAAAAAGCAACTTCGTGAGATAGAGacattaatgtgtgtttgtttttttccacaggataCTTCGTATCCGCTCTTGGAACATTCCAAAGCCCAGTTACGAAAGCTCCGAAACCAAGAGCGGTATTTCAGGCGAAAAATAAGTGCAGCATACAACAGGTTTTCCGAAGTCCCAGACAGCATTGTGGTAAATGTATCTTTATATTCAGGTTATCAACtaaaaatgatcaattaaaGGCACCACAGAACACTGTACAGCGTTGTTCAGTTGAGTTCACATGCCAGTCTTCTATGTTCTGTATTACTTCAGTGTTGTGTAATTCTTTTTACCTTAGAATTCAATCCCGGTGTACTGTGGTACCGAAGGGGACGGTACCTAATAGTGAGTGCACAAAGTAGCATATCTCTGACAGTTCCTGCTCTGTTACCTTCAGGTCCAAGGGCGACACCATGTGTACTTTGAGGAAGATGGCAGTATCTACAGGATGGGTCTCGGACATGGTAAGGCCTGCACAGTGAAGCTGGGGGGCAGATTCTATGTACTATAATATCTTTAGCTAGGCCTGTCCCTAGTCAACacctaattttttttcaatgcataaCAGCACATGAGACAGTGCACACCTGTCTGTCAGTTTGGCAGGTGCTGAAAgaaagctctgtgtgtgaacaGCAGAAGTGGTGGTTGGGGGGTGTGTGACACTATTGTACCTGTATGCGCTTGTTCGCCGCGGCCTTAGGTGACCAGGATGCGGAGGTGGTCCTTCGTGCGGATGCAgggggtgaaggagaggggTCCCTGCAGCGGGTTCGAATCTCCCCAGGGGAGCGCGTGCTGGCCGCCACGCTGAGGACCCCGAGTGAGGAGACCAGGTGCATCCTGGTGAGCCTTGGGGAGCCCCTTGCTCCCCCACAACCACTGCTCACTCTCAACGGTGTCTTCAGCTTTGGTGAGACCACTGTGGGTCATTCATGATTACCCCCTATTAAGTGTAGCAAGCTACTTACTTATTATTGCTAACCACTTAGCTGTGACCTGTTGCCTAAGGCAGCAAGCTATCTCACTAACTAGTTATGGTTGGTTAGAAAGTCATcccatacaaaataaatatattgtaatactGAGAAATGTATTCAGCccagaaatattttacaaacacattaaaaatatattcatgctaagcagaaatatattgaaataaaacacaacagcaataatttatgtattttcaatatGCTGATTGATCGAAGAAacatattctttaaaatgtattctttatacctgtatatatttttggttGGGATTATAGCAAAAAGGCTGTTTAACTCACTAACTCACTAGCTAATAAATATTAGctgctttttgtttgcattatgCAGACAGGTTTCGATCGGTGATTTATGGATCACAAGTTGCGCCCTCTAGCTGTGAAAATAGTACCCTTTTAGACATGCTAGAAGGGGGCATTGAGGGTGCAGTAAGCTTCCGGACATCACTCAAATTTGTATCGTATGGTATTGGGACATGTCTTATTGTGGTGGGTAGAGCACTCCTGATGACGGGGTTTAGGAAAAGAGGGTTTTGGGAATGGGACTGGGCTACATCCGGGGACTGTTAGACCAGGCTCTGGGTGAGAGAGTACATCTGTTTCTACAGAATGGGCCACAGATGACATCCTGTTCTTCACCAGTATGGACAACCTCCGGTGTCGTCATGTTTTTCGGCTGGACCTCAATGCGGAGGAGGAGCCAAAGAGCACCCTGGTGTATGAGGAGCAGGACCCTGAGTAAGACTGCAGTCTGTCCCAGTCcacaacagacacagacaaacagtggACAAAGTTTCGAAACAcgctgtccctctgtgtgtctgcgtgtgtttgcgtttgtCTGTCCCTCACGTTCGCAGGTTCTTTGTGGAGGTGAGCAGCTCTAGAGACAGGAGACTGCTGACGCTGAACTGCAGCAGTAAAAGCAGCTCGGAGGTGTGGCTCGTTGACTGCAGCACgcccctggccccgcccacgCTGGTCCAGCCCCGCCTACCCGGCCTGCTCTACCACGTGGAGCACAGGGACCGGCAGCTGTACCTCCTCGCCAACACTGCACCAGGCCAGGAGTACCAGGTGAGCTCCGCCCCTTGGCAGGCTGTGACTCGAGGGGTGCCCCACCCATTTGGAGTAGTGGGAAGTATTTGGTAACTCTAGATGAGTGaggaaataataatgaataagaAAACCGCAGTGTGAAAACACTTAAGCTCAAAGAGGTCAAGTTAATGGAATAGCTGTCCTTAACTAAAGATTAATCTAAACCATATGTTCTGTGACTAATACAACTTTGCTTACTGTGcaatttttgtgttgttatgctgaccacttgtgttttttgtctctTCCAAGCTGTTGAGAGCCCCGCTGTCCTCTCCCTGCATGGGACAATGGGAACCACTGTTCAGCCCAGCTCCTGGAACAGGCCTGAGAGACATGGAGCTCTTCCGGGACCACTGCGTTCTGGCCGTTCGGACTCCGAGCGGACCTCTGGGACTCCAGGTGGTCCCGTTGGCTGACCCTACCCGCACCTCAGCCATTCAGGTGGGCTGAGAACATTCTCACTCAGGCCAACCGTGTGTCTTCATCTCTGAACTGCTGAGGTGTTTGTATCAAATCGCTCTTCTTGATCACTGCCAGTCTGTGAGCTCAAGATAAGATTACAGCTGGTTTACCAGACGCTGGTATCTAGGGTCCAAACTGATGTTATaatagtctgtttttttccacagctgaaaaaaaaaatgttgccacttttttgttttgcacaactGTTATCACCCCTAGCTGCACAGTTATTGTACTGAAATAGCAGCCTTGGTAATCAGCCACAGATCATAAACACAGGGATTACTTAATGGCAGTTGCTGATGACGCTGAACTGCCTTGTCATCGTTGGTGTATAGTCTCGATTCGtcactttttttccaagcaGTGACCTTTCACACCACGGCTCAGTGCTTTTAAGTCACATGTTTAAAGACCTCTCCAAGGATAGTCCCACACTTCACAGGGTCGGCGGGAAGGGGTTTTATTATTGTTCGTCACACGCTGCGGCCGCCACCTGTGCAACCACACGCCCCCCCCGTGTGGTTTCACAGAATCAGCAGTCAGGGGAGACACCTCCTCTCGTGTCCTGTAACCTTTTTGTTCCAGAGCGGGACGGCTGCCAGCAGgctattttggaaaatatttgcCACGGTCCCGATGAGTTATATGCGGCGGTTCTGCCATGTTAACCTTTCTAGAGCCCTGAGTGCATTGCGGTCGAGCTCGCGTGTGCTGGTAATGTCACATCTGTGGGGTATTTAAGTGTAATCATGTGAAATCTGGCGGCCACAAACTACCCATTGAATTGCTCCTTGCTGTACTTCAATTGGTATCCTCCCTAGATAGATTGCAGTCTGTGTGGTTGAAACTGCAGCAAATATAAGGGCTGAACAAGCAAATACGTGGCGGTGGAAGAAAAATTCCAACCAAGATGGAAAATATAGAGGAAGTGAGCGAACgtatttcttcatatttctgCTGGCCAAAGAAACAGTGTTTGGTAGGTAATTGCTGATCAGATCAGAAGACCAAAATAACAGTACCTAGGTTAGGCGTGACCAGAGAAGACACACCAAACAGAAACTAGTTTACAACAGGGGGACGGGTAGCTGGTCCCATAGATGAGTCATTAACATGTCAGGGAATCAAAAACCAGGAGCAGGTGAcagatcggggggggggggggggcgtttcaGGGCATTGATGCTGCTCACTTTGTGGCACAAACATGTTTATATTCTCTGAAGTTTATAATCCAAAGTACCTGCTCTGTTTTTAGTGTTGCGGGAGGGGTGGGCAGTGCCGGGAGCACATTGGCCCATACTGATAGACCAGGGTAGGCCATTATGGAGTATGTCAGAGTGTAAGAGCTCCGTTAGTCAGCTTCTCCAAacggtcacaccagtgtcaTCGCTCCAATTCTGTGGTCTGGAAAAAGCTGTCTTCACCAGGAGAAGAGAGACCAGCTCCAGGAGTAATGCTTTGGATTCACAGTCTTAACACGttaaaatgaaagaactagAATGACGCATTCCTGTTGTAGATGGGGCCTTCCAAAGAGGTAATGAGATGTCATTACGttcatgctgttgctgttgctatgtttctctgtgtttgttcatgGTTGCAAATGAGATATATATAAATCTCCATATCATGTTCTACATCCCAATGTTAAGTGATCATTTGAAAGATTGAAaatgtgtcccccccccccccctcagctaTAAAGATAAGATAGAACTGTGAGTATAAACTGTGAATATAAAAGGACTCTCATTTTTATATCTTTCCTTGAAAAAGGCAGTGAAGCCAAAGCATCAGCCAAGTCATTTGACATTCACTGTTAATAAAGATAAGGAGCATGAAGGAGCTTAGGCACGcacatatacacccacacacttgTTAAATGCAGATCAATGACTGAATAATTCTAGTagttaaataaagcaaatatttgTTAATAAGATGGTTGTTTGACAGTTACTTTTTACAGGGAGCCAACCATCAAATAGGGAGGTTTGTAAACTTCCATGGTCAACCATTGCCCTGACCCCAATCAAAGCCCTAACCACAACCCCTTgcaataatgtatgtgtgtatgtacatgtgtgtatatgaatgtatgtatgtatgtacatatatgtacagtaattatatatatacatatatatatatgtgcatttgggtgtgtctgtatgtgtatatttgtatttctcCTGGTTGGGTTGTAGCGTGTTAGAGTGTTAGCCCTTGGCCATCAGggatgcttctttttttggGGCCTGCTTTGCTCCAGAAGCTAGGCTGCGCTTGGCCTGGTAGGGTGGTGGGGGCTGTGCATGGACCCATGCGTACCCCTGGTCTCCCACTtttggggggctggggggttaCTTTTTTGatgaccctaaccctaaccctaacctgactcagactcagactcagactcatACTGATAACTGTTGAGCAACATTCAGCCGACAGCTCCACGGCTCTCattgtttcacatatttttctgttcatgCTTTTACACCATGTAATGCGTGGCTAATGGATACCATCAGACAAATAAGGCACTCAGTGGTAGGAGTGTGCTGCTAGAAAGCCTTTGTATAACAGGCCCAAATGCTTTCCTCCAAAACTTACCATAAATTTATCTAGCTTTTCCAGGACCTCTGTGGTAGCTCAGAGCTGCACTGCAtttcaagtcaagtcaagagagctttattttctgtttggacAGAGTGGACAAACAAGTGTACTAACAAAGATCATTAAGCAGAAAACTGTCAGGTCTGTCAGGTCTTTCCATACTCTGTTCCTCAGTGTCTTTGAGTCTCTGATTGATAACGGGCGGTGTGCTGGCTGTGGATGGTATGACTTTATCCACACCCCTTCGTGCACATTCCTAACGTTAAGCACACAGAGCTAACTTCGGTCATTAGAATATCTGTGGTATTAACTCTGGTTGTCTCTTGTTTCCCAGCTCCCCTGGTGGGCCTGTGCGTTGGAGACGCGACCCGAGCGAGTGGCAGGCGGCGAGGCCTTTCggttcctcctctcctctccggtGCATCCCCCAGTCCCGTTCCTGTACTCCCCCCAGGAGCACCAGCTCTTCTTAGAGGAGGACCCCACTGCTCCCCCGCTCCCAGACTACCATACCACACGGCTGGAGGCCCCCAGCCAGGTACCTGGCCTGAAttatacatagacacacacactcctcactgAGAACAGGGTTGTGGATGGAATGTGTTGTGTtccattgggggggggggggatcatgTGACTCCAAGGTGGGGACTGAGCTGTGTTCCAACAGTGGCATGTGACACCTGTAGTATAGCCTCCTGTCAGAGGATGACAAGTGCCCTGAATGGCTGGGTATCGGGTGACCAGACTGTCGGGCGTTGTCAGGGGGTATCAGGTGACCAGGTTCCAGACCCTCTATGCCTCCTGCAGTGTTTGAGCCTCTCACTAAGAGTGACatcatccccccacccccccaccatcaTGCCTCTGGCACCAGGTCAGGTACCCAAGGCAACAGGAGCCGTGGCAATGGTGATTAGTTCCTAATCTGTTGATGAAAGCAAGGGAACCATGACCCTGGCcagtttcatttcagtacaGGGGGGGATGGTGGGTGTGGGGTTCAGTAATCTCCACCTTAGAACAGAGAGCCATGTGGTGTACTCCACTAGGATTAACGGGCAAACGGCCACATGtggttttaaaaaagtattcCCTCGGTTCAAGTCCGGCCTACTCTTCCTGCAGGATGGAACCATGGTCCCGCTGACGCTGTTTCACATGCCTGCTTGGGGCGACCTGAAGGAggtgccactgctgctgcatgtGTATGGGGCGTACGGCCTGGACATGAACATGGGGTTCAGCCCTGAGAagaggctgctgctggaggaaggCTGGGCCCTCGCCTACTGCCACGTCAGGTACTCCAAATCCCACGATCCCTTGTGTCCTGCTGCTTCTGAGTTACAGTGGAATAACATATAATGAGACTCAAAGAACTTAGTGAAGAACTGGCTGAATGTGGATATATTGCCCTCACTCCAACTCCCACATCaataaaagcaacacaaaacaaattttgtCTGTTAATTTTATAGCACCTGGTATTACTACACATTGTATTGTCAGTGTAAACAATCATGAAATATTGTATGAGAGTGCTAGAGTGCTTAGCTGGCAAGGTGTATGAAATGCTTTGCCAAAATGCTGATTGGAGATGGAGTCCACACCTCTTACAAAACACAAGGAGCTGTTTATCACCCTTGACACCGTTGCTGTGCATTTACCCAGTGTGAATTTGGTGACGTTGTGTGCCCTGTGGCCTGCAGGGGTGGCGGGGAGCGTGGTCTGGGCTGGCACCGCGCGGGTCGGCTGGAGGGGAAACGGAGAGCGGTGGAGGACCTGGCGGCCTGCATCCGGCGGCTCTTCTACCTGGGCGTGTCCCGGCCCGCTCTGACGGCCCTCACTGCCCGCAGCGCCGGTGCCGTGCTGGCGGGGGCGCTGTGCAACCAGCACCCCCGCCTGCTCCGAGCCGTCACGCTGCAGGTGAGGCGCGCGGCCGGCCGCAGGTGGCCCGACGGGTCCGCTCTTCTTCCTTTGAGTTTGTTGAGCAGTGCAGACCCGGGCTCCGAGATTCAGTCTCTCAACTCCGGAAGCCCTggaaactgcagctgaaagccACGTGTGGATATGCCTTCTATTGAAAGGAGATGACGAGTTATGGTGCCCGATTAAAATCCCTGTCCAGGTTTGAGAACTTCATCGTTTCAgcatcttttttcccctaatcGCTCCTGGTTTTGCAGGCTCCTTTCCTTGATGTCCTGGGAACCATGACGGACCCCACCCTGCCCCTGACCATcgaggagaggggggagtggggcGACCCTCTTGCTGACCCCCGACACAGGGACTGCATCGCCTCCTACTGCCCCTATCACAACATCACCCCACAGGTGAGCACGGTTCGCCTCCGTGGACGGAAGTGCTTTACACGCAACTATAACTGCATACCAACATGACTGTGAATGCAGTACTGTACAGCCTCACACATACAGCCGTTCAAGCAGAGCACTgagcacacagaaatacacacccCTGCACATAAGAGCACATATCAAAGGGCACCCAAGCCAAGCCTGTTCTTGCTCAGCGAGGCTGTAGGATGGACTTTGACATATTGCATGTATGCCTGATGGGTCTTCcattctgcagcagcaggttgTTAACAggaggtgtgtttctgtgtcccAGCGTTACCCCTCCACGTTGATCACGGCCTATGAGGGCGATCGGAGAGTCCCGCTGACAGGGGTGTGGCGGTACTCCGAGAGGCTGGCGGCGGCCGTTTCCGTGCACGTCAACAGCTCCCTTACGCCAGGTGAGCCCTGGGCACTGAAGGTCACGTGTGTTCAAGGACAGATGCGAACAGCCCAGGGGGGTAAAACATGATAACCCACAACTTATTTTTGCTTTCTGGCTATTACATCACACTGACTTAATAGAACACTCCGCAATCAATTGGATATTCACTTTGTTCCCAATGGAGATAAAGATTATAACACAATAATCTGCACTCTTTAAAtcagataataataattgtgGCTTGCGTTCATATAGTGTCTTTCATGGAACTCAGAGCTCTGTATAATGGAGACGGTGGGAATGGGGTTAGGGAGCATGACACGCCCAATGctcggcagccattttgcactgGAGCACTCTCCGCAGaacagctgaggtggagagggagggatttatttaggCAATTTACCTGAGAGATGGTTAGATCATTTAAAGAGAGATAAGAGATAAAGATGGCCTAGAGATAAAGAGGGAGGGTTCTGTTGGAGGGTTATGCAGTTCTTCAAGGACAGCGCTGATTTGCTGATCGGCATCAGTATAGCCTTGaacagagttcattttttttttattggtgtaTTAGTGCGTTCTGGTGTTAGCAAATTACACAGCACATTTCCCCAGTGTGAggttttcctcctctctctgttac contains the following coding sequences:
- the prepl gene encoding prolyl endopeptidase-like, coding for MIIPTALRCLARSTQWAVARLHTKSSHWPCVPVQVLARLHSGDTSYPLLEHSKAQLRKLRNQERYFRRKISAAYNRFSEVPDSIVVQGRHHVYFEEDGSIYRMGLGHGDQDAEVVLRADAGGEGEGSLQRVRISPGERVLAATLRTPSEETRCILVSLGEPLAPPQPLLTLNGVFSFEWATDDILFFTSMDNLRCRHVFRLDLNAEEEPKSTLVYEEQDPEFFVEVSSSRDRRLLTLNCSSKSSSEVWLVDCSTPLAPPTLVQPRLPGLLYHVEHRDRQLYLLANTAPGQEYQLLRAPLSSPCMGQWEPLFSPAPGTGLRDMELFRDHCVLAVRTPSGPLGLQVVPLADPTRTSAIQLPWWACALETRPERVAGGEAFRFLLSSPVHPPVPFLYSPQEHQLFLEEDPTAPPLPDYHTTRLEAPSQDGTMVPLTLFHMPAWGDLKEVPLLLHVYGAYGLDMNMGFSPEKRLLLEEGWALAYCHVRGGGERGLGWHRAGRLEGKRRAVEDLAACIRRLFYLGVSRPALTALTARSAGAVLAGALCNQHPRLLRAVTLQAPFLDVLGTMTDPTLPLTIEERGEWGDPLADPRHRDCIASYCPYHNITPQRYPSTLITAYEGDRRVPLTGVWRYSERLAAAVSVHVNSSLTPVPESEPPPSIILDLQPGGDHFGPEDFDLSLNEAARQLAFIHSELGIPGRAAVRQA